GTGGGAGTTATTAATGTTGACTGTACCGTTACGCATATGCAAAGTGGATGTACTATAGGTATTGCAAATGGCGTGCTGAAAAGCTAAAGCTGGATAAATGAATGCATACAGAATTAACGTTGTTTTGCAAATTATTGTCATGCTGTACATCTCGCTATAAATTCAAATTTTAACAGCCATTTTTAAAAGCAAGTCACTGCCAGCAAGGCATTGATTAAGCTCCTCTGGACTACTCTGCGTAATCTCATTGGAAATAGTGAGATCAGCAGGCTGCACATATAGTTCTTAATTGTACAATAACTGGGAAACCTTCCATTGGCTCCCATGTTTCATATCATCCGACCACAGACTGTTGTTCCCGCATAATTGTGCTACTTCCagcattacagaaaaaaaaattgcagtccAAGAACGTGCAGTAGGTAAAATGattaaataaactttcttgtcaACTCCTTTTCTCCACTGAATCTACCATTTTGATGTTTTTCCTATCGAGCAGGCAACATGCTGTGATGGTGTCGACTTGCCAAAGCAATATTTCATTTTGTCACTAACTAGTGGCGTTTCAGTCGACTAACCATTGCAGAATGGCCTCCAGGGATACTCGCAGTTTGAAGCAATGTCTCAGATCTGGAATAGTTGGGGAACTGTCTTGCAGACCAGAAATATTTTATTTCGAATTATTGATTGCGAACAAGCAAGCTGATTGCTTAGTGTGCAGCTGCAGCGGGCCCGGGTGTACCAGGCCAAGTTGGTGCGCCTCAAGCGTGACATGACGGAGTTGCAGCAGCGGAGTAGCCGCCTGCGCAAGCGCGCCTTGCGGCTGCAGCAGCTGAAGCAGAAGGAGGCCCTGCAGGCCGAGCAGCAGCGCCAGCGAGACCTGGAGCGCACACGGCAGCTGCAGCCACGCGTGGCCCCACAATTGGCTCCCCCTTAAATGAGCCAGCATATTTGTAGATGCTACGTCCGTGATGTGAACAGTGCAAGGTGCAGGAAAAAGGAAAATACCTGCAAAATGTCCGAATTCATCGCTCACTTGCCTCTATGTTGGATCCACAAAATGAAGTGAATAATTGATCCGGCCCATAGATGAATGCGACATCTGCTCTCAGTAGACCGCTCTCGCCATGAGTTTCACTATGGTGGCATGTTTGGCTTGTTAGTATGTCATATGAAAGGGAAATAAAGTGCCCGATATGGCACATACGAGCGACACCAGGCGCACACGGCACTAACTTTAACGAGCATCTTATTTTCAGGATCAGAGCTATTGTGCCATTGCTTTGAGTACATGTTCAGTGACGCACTTGTCGAAAGGTATAACTCTGTCCCTGGTAATAAGGAAGTTAATGTTAGCACCATGCGTGCGG
This Dermacentor silvarum isolate Dsil-2018 chromosome 6, BIME_Dsil_1.4, whole genome shotgun sequence DNA region includes the following protein-coding sequences:
- the LOC119456057 gene encoding biogenesis of lysosome-related organelles complex 1 subunit 6, with the translated sequence MATTTMEQLGHVDDLRALQASLGDLTRNQGLLLDTVQQENNRFADALGSLDDVLQRARVYQAKLVRLKRDMTELQQRSSRLRKRALRLQQLKQKEALQAEQQRQRDLERTRQLQPRVAPQLAPP